One window from the genome of Pyrus communis chromosome 16, drPyrComm1.1, whole genome shotgun sequence encodes:
- the LOC137721335 gene encoding uncharacterized protein — protein sequence MDRFQRVEKPKAEATPINENEIRITAQGRMRNYITYATTLLQEKGSDEIVLKAMGRAINKTVMIAELIKRRILGLHQNTSIGSTDITDVYEPLEEGLLPVESTRHVSTITITLSKKELLTSSSGYQSPLPVDQVKQLNDFEDNGDGSPGFQGRGRGSQGRGWGRGNYNGVGDYNGDVWDGGRGYGGRGRGRSRGGSFRGRGRGYGQSGGYYDYVEGAPAQGRGLAGRGRGRGRGRGRSRNTRLDGQAPAA from the exons ATGGATAGGTTTCAGAGGGTGGAGAAGCCCAAGGCGGAGGCTACGCCCATAAACGAGAATGAGATTCGTATAACGGCTCAAGGCAGAATGAGGAACTATATTACTTACGCCACCACTCTGCTCCAG GAGAAAGGATCTGACGAAATTGTTCTAAAGGCAATGGGCCGAgctatcaataaaacggttatgATTGCTGAGCTAATAAAG AGAAGGATTCTTGGTCTTCATCAGAATACTTCTATTGGATCGACTGATATAACTGACGTGTACGAGCCCCTAGAAGAAGGCCTGCTTCC TGTTGAGAGTACTCGGCATGTTTCAACGATCACTATTACCTTGTCGAAGAAAGAGCTCCTTACATCCTCTTCAGG ATATCAATCCCCTCTTCCAGTTGACCAAGTGAAACAGTTGAATGATTTTGAGGACAATGGAG ACGGTTCGCCTGGATTCCAAGGCAGGGGTCGTGGTAGCCAAGGAAGAGGCTGGGGTAGAG GAAACTACAATGGAGTTGGGGATTATAATGGAGATGTTTGGGATGGTGGGCGTGGTTATGGTGGCAGAGGTAGAGGCCGTTCAAGAGGTGGTTCTTTTAGGGGTCGAGGACGAGGTTATGGTCAGTCAGGTGGATACTATGACTATGTTGAAGGTGCACCTGCGCAAGGCCGTG GTCTTgcagggcgtggtcgaggcagGGGAAGGGGCCGTGGGCGCAGTCGTAATACCAGATTGGATGGACAAGCACCTGCTGCTTGA